CACGAGCAACACAAAAATTGCTGTTTTGACTACCAAACATTGGGACACTAGTGGCGGGGGGAATTTGGTTATACCTCTCGGAAAAGAGGGAGAAGAAATTCAGCGTAATCTATTTGCGGCTTTAAGAGACGCAGATGCACAGGAGGTTGACCTaatttttgttgaaggTGTTGATGAGGGTGAACAGGGATTAGCAATCATGAACAGATTGTCAAAAGCTGCAAGTGACATAATATCGAATAAGTAGGTTTCCAAGTTCTAGCATTGAGAATAGTCAAACCGTTTGAGTATTTTCAGTGTTTTGTACAATACgtttataaaaataaagtgGGTAACTACATCAATAATCAGTTGTTAACTAGGTAGAATAGAACATCATAGCTCATCATGAGCATTCTCGTTTTCTGCTGCTGCTTCTGGTGCTTCGGTTTCTTGAGCACCAGTGGCGGTagattcaacttcttcttttgcaTCTCCAAACGCATCGATCTTCAGAGAACCATGTTCCTTGATGAACTCTGCCATTGATTCTAAAGATCTGTTCTCTTCATAGTAAACAGGTTCAGAACCATCCGCTGGGAACAAAACTAAGGTTGGGTAACCTTGAATTTCAACACCTTCCACATCATTTTGGGTATGATCTATTTCGGCAACTATGAcatcttttccttcaaatagagaagctagttcttcaaagacaGGAGCTAATTTTTTACAGTGACCACACCATGGTGCATAATATTTAACAAAGACATCCTTCTTGGAATTAACAATAGCGTCATGTTCTGCACCAACTAAGTGATAAACAGAAGAGTTTTGGGATTCTGGAATTGGTTCAGATTTAACAATAGGATCTAATTTACCTGCCTTGAacttttgaacaaattgtGGAATATCGTTGTTGTCTAACTCCTTGGATTGATCAATACCGTATTTCTTATTAGACTCAAGATCATGTATAACGAATAGAGGGAATTCTTCTTGcatattcaaattttggGCATGTAAACCGAATTGAGCCGCATCCAAGCCAACAAAGTTTAATTCACCTCTGTACTTCTTTGccaattttttgataattggTTCAGCAACATCTCTTTCCTCGGTGGAAGAATAAAAGTAGTATGCCAATGGAATGCCGGCTGAGGTATAAGCTTGGTAGGTTGCGCCGTTAATCTCACCAAATAATGGCTTTGACTCAACATCAATAAACTCAACCAAGCGGTCTGCTTCTTCGCCAATGTCTTCCCCCTTATAAACAGATGCATCGTCAACGGTTTCACCCTTTCTGAAAACAACATAAGAAGGTTTTTTACCGTTAGCATACTTTTTCACGTAATCTTTATCTGAGGTTGAAGCAAAGGTGAAATGCTCCTTATACTTGTTAGCAACGTCATAAAAAGTAGTATTTGAAGCAGATTCTTCAGCACCTTCTGGTAAGATTTGGAGAATGAAAGATTCGGTTAAATCACCAACCTTTgcatcaatttctttacCATCAGTGAAAACTTGGACGGCTGGTAAGGTTAGTTTGACCATATAGCTTTGGATGGAATCCGAGGATCTTTGACCAGGATAGTCGGAAATATTTTCGGTGTCTCCCTTGAAAACCTTCAAGGTTGGGTAACCTCTAATCTCAAAATCAGCACATAGATCTCTCTCCTCGGTACAATCAATTTGAGCTAGTTTAATCTCAGGATGGGTTTCAACCAATGAATCCGCTGCTGAGGCAAATTCTGGACCTAATCTCTTACAATGACCACACCATGGAGCAAAGAATTCGGCCAACACATAAGGGTTAGATTCGATGAATTCCTTGAAGGTATCTTGGGTAAGCTTGACGACAGCAGAATCCTCTGGCGCAACAGCATCTTCAGCTCTGACTGAGAGGATGTTGGTAATTGCAGCCAAGACAGAAGTTATGGTTCTGATAGATAGTTGCATAATGAGTGTTAGTAAATCGGTTTTTGATCCAAACTATggcagaagaaaaacaattgCCTTCAGGAACACCAAATTAAAATGTAAAGTTGCCATTAAAAAGCACGCCGCCTTTCTCGACTAGCGACACGTCaacctctttttttctacAGCAGCGCTAGACATCATTTCAAAACAGGCACGAGGTCAGAAAGTGTACCACTCCAAAAGTCACAGTCGAAAACTTGGCCGACTTGTACGTTTTGCTTAGAGAAACTACAATAGCTGTAGTTGACAAATTGGACTCCTAGTGTTTACTTTCACCATTTGTCGATTCTTGGTGCTATTTAGTGCAACacaaatattgaatttaAGTTCCTTAACTAATGTTTTCATGAAACGATCaagaaaatttgaaagtcACTGAGAGAATGGAAGGGGGGATGCACACGGTAAGAGAATTCTCTGATATCTGTAAGATCTGAAGCCGTTGGCTTGAAAATGAAGCCGACAGTTTGTCTCTAATTGGTGTAGGTAGTCTCTTAATCTTTTTACATGTACACTATAATTTGAGCTAAATAAAACAGGGGCAAGTGTCGATAGCTAAAAAAGACCTGTGACAATGATTACACTGACAGGTCATAACTTTACAGTTATAGTAACTTCAAATGGAAGCCTGGTGTAAATAGAGCAGATTAGACGTTTGGTGGATAATGAAGActctaaaaaaaatttgtgTCTTTGGATTCTAAGGACTCTCTTGATGCAGCATTCATTTTAAGGGAGTTTGATATTCATCTAGTTTCTGCACAATCCAGCTACATAAAAGCAACGTTATGTATTTTCACTAAGATGTTCGCTATAAAGGTTTCGTTGAATGGTCAAAGCTAAGACGCTTAACATTATACCATatgtttatctttttctcAAGATAGTTTTTACCCCAAtgtttttatattttttagGGTCGGCTCTTTTCTATGAATCGTCGAAACCTTTTGTGTATATGTTCACCCAATCAATGAAAGAAAGATTCCTCAAAGGTGTTTGCAGAGTATCAACCTCTGATTTAGAAAACAATTGTTCCTCTAATAACCACACTTTAAGTTTTTGAGAATGTCCCCGTTGATGAATAGAGACAACTTCTGTTTATGTAGCTTTCAGTTGTGATGCGGGTATTTGCCTCTTCTTCGGGGTAATTGACACTCCCAAACAAAACACTaaaaaacattttgtaACTTTATGATTCAAGCGGGTGTCATTTGAGCTTCTTAACCAAGTAAGTCTAAAAGCTGAAAACGCAAGAGTATCAAAAGAACGTGCTAGCGCTCAGGTATTGACTTGACTGTGTAGTTCCTTTATAGTGACTATATATGCGTGGCTGCCTGCTTTTATCGCTGTTCGGGTCAGTTCCTTGGATCTTAAAAAGCTGGCCTAAGACTTTATGGTAGCATCTCAGATATAGCTAGAACGTTCATGTGGAAACATCATCTATCATACTGTTTGTTGTAACACTATTCGTGACTTAAAGTGAATATCTGTGATTTCTAGGTAGTATTGGATTTCGAATCTGGTAAGTATTATAACTAGAGAACATATTCTGGATAAACAAAAGGCTGCTCCGGCAAAATAGATCTGTCTAGCTTTTATCAGGTAAAATGGGTAGACACAAGACAATATTTCTAATCCTCTGATGATGATCCGTATAATTTCTGCAATGTGCATCTTTCTTTGCTGACAAATGGAATTAAAGTGGCGCCTTCAATAAACACATGCTAAGGGAATTATTGCCGTTTAGTCTTCACCTGAAATTTAACTTTAATTCAAATTCCTATACTGAGTTCTTTGTGATGCATCAAATAAGCTTTTGCACCACAGTGTGGCTTTGTTATTATGTGGTTTACTATGAATTGCTTAGAAAAGTATGTCTGTTTCTGTATTTGTTTATTGATATATCCAAAAATACATCAGATTATACTAGAACCTCGAATTTGAAGGTTTGTAATCGTTATTATAAGCAGATGTGCTCTTGGTGATACTTAAcatgaacttgaaaatagtACCAGGTATGAAAACCACACTTCATACTCTAGTCGCACTGATGGAAAGCCTCACATAGCAAGAATATCAAATTGAACGGGTCGGTGATGagtatcttttttttttttacatgTAGCTGTGTTACTTATATATACTGTGGCATGAACATTGACTTCATCGggaatcaaaaaaaaatagtttaAATAGAGTACGATTGGACCCATAGGATCCTAAAATTACTATATGTATCTTAAAACTATGTAAAACTCTATCAATAATCACCATGAGGGGAACTCTTACTAACCTGTTTAGAAGAACAACAATTCAGAGTGTCGATGATGTTAGCGTAAATTCAAACAGAGTATCAGAGACTCATGATAGTGGTGATTATACATCGAAGAAAGAGGACCATACAACGGTCATCGAGGTGGGTACTCcagaagagaaaaaaaatcccttGGGTTATTCTGTGGGGCCACTATCAGTCATTGTATTGATCATTCAAGGTGTTGTTGGTACGGGTATTTTTACAGGACCAGGAACAATTGTAAAGTCAATGGGTTCTATTGGGTCAACATATGTCCTATGGTTaagttgtttctttcttcctATGTTCAGCGTATTCCTCTATGTCGAATTTGCTGGATATTATCCTAAAAGAAATGGTGGCGATGTGGCATATCTTGAACAAGCCTACACCAAACCTAAGTTTTTGTTTCCGACCATTTATGCAGCTGTTTCTGTCGTTTTGTCTTTCACTACCTCTTCAGCTCTAGCAGTTGGACAATACCTTCTCAGTGCAAGCGGAGCTGAAGTCACTACATGGCACTATAGAGGCATTGCAATTGCTGCTTTGACTCTCTCTTGTGTCCACATCGGCTTAAGTACAAAATGGTCACTCAGACTTCAAAACCTTTTAGGTTTTGTTAAAGTAGTTTTTATGGTCTTTATTGTGATTCTTGGGTTTGTCGTTTTGGGTGGTGGAACTAAAGTCAAAGACCCACATGCCAGTTTCACGAATATGTGGGAGGGTACTACAACACAAGGTAACAATATTGCCAATTCCATCATTAATGTGGCCTTTTCGTATGGTGGATATAGTTATGCCTTTGGAGTTGTTGCAGAATACTCGAGTTCTAAAAAGGGGCAAACAGAAAgtgaaagagaaaaaagtatGATCAGAACTTTCTCCTTTTATGTTCCTGTATCCATGATTGTTATTTTAATATTATACATCCTCATGATAACAGCTTATTATGCAGGTGGAACTCCTGATGAAATTAAACACTCTGGTAATGGGGTAGCAActattctttttcaaaatgcttttcaaaataaatatGCTACCAAGTTTCTTAACGTTATGGTTGCCTTGTCAGCTTATGGCCATTTGGTTACAGCAGTTCTTTCCCATTCAAGGGGCCTTAGAGAATGTGGGAGACAAGGTGTTCTCCCGTTCCCTAAATTTTGGACTTCCACAAAACCTTTTGGAACTCCACTTGGCCCAATATTGGTGACATGGattgtcaattttattATGATAGTTGCACCACCAGCTGGTTCAGCAtttaatttcattgttgATATGGGTTCATATTCGGGATATATTTTTACTTTGGCTCTTATTTGTGGTTTACTAAAGGTTCGAAGAGATCGTAAGCTTAGAAATCTTGGGACCAAAGGCCAATATTTGCCGCTTCCTTGTATTATAATTTTGCTACTGTTTGAGCTTATGGTTATTATTCTAGCTTTTGTTCCACCAAAACATGGGCTTATTGGCTCCGATGTGACATTTTTCTATGCCACATATCCTATAGTAACGATTGGCTTGTTAATGCTTTGTATTGCATATTACTTTGTTTGGAGATATACCTTACCAAAGCTTGGAGGCTACGTTCACCGTGAAGTTGAATACATTTTGCAGAACGGTGAGATTGGAAATACTATAGTTAAAGTCAAgcttgaagaagttgaacaGTGGGACAATGAGCATGGAACAGACGAATATGGAGTTGCAAAAACTGTTGTCTTGAAATATGAAGACGTTGAATCACAGAAGACTTAattctttgtatttttagAAATATTGAACATAAAgtagttttttcaattataATTGTTTGTAGTTTTCTTGTAACTAGTAACCAATTAAATTGCAAATGGAATAATTTGATGTCAAAGCAAAGTAAATACTAATCTAGCTATCCTGTTTACCCTAAATATTTGAATCACTATACATATAGTCTGATGAACACTTGCTCAGTCCAAAAAcaaatctttttttttagtcTGCTATAATTTATTATCCAACTTAAGGTCTTCTAACGAAGTGTAAACTATATCTCTTGAAACTATTTTCTAAATTTAAACTAATATATCAAAACATCTTGCCGAACAGTTTTCTTTAAAAATAATCCCTTAAATCCTATAAACTCCTAGtatatttattgatttgattttagtTTCCAGAAAACCACATCATTAAAGTCTAGAGCGGTTAAAGTTTTGTATTTGGAGGGATGGCCGAGTGGTCTAAGGCGGCAGACTTAAGATCTGTTGGACGCATGTCCGCGCGAGTTCGAACCTCGCttccttcatttttttactcttttcttttttggaATCCAACAATTTTGTAGGGAAGAATGTACCTCGCCCAGTCTGGAAAGACTCTATATCATCTCCGTGCTATCTTCGTTTTTTGTTGGCAACACACACGAGTTGTTTGGGTGTTTCGGATATCTATTTCCCACAGGACGGCTTATACTTGGTATAGGTAGCTGGAATacttgtatatttttatgAGTGAAATATAGCTTTTGTTGCCCTTTAGTTGAAAGTCATTTTCAGTTAAACAATCTACAAAcagaaattgaatttatgttgaagaacaagaatATCAGGATTATTAAAAGATTAACTCATACTTACAAGATAAAGATGAATAATATGGAAAatgataatttgaatagTATCTCAGCTGAACTTACCGCATCATCCGGCGCAACATCAACGACTTATCGAAAACCAACATCCCCATCTGGTGCTCCACTATCGGCTATCTCTCCGAAATTGTTTCCTCTTCCCCTCTCTGATAGTTTTAAGCACTACTGGGATaagaaaactttagaaGCGGCGCAACATGAGCTATTATCGACACTGCCCTTTTACCCTGAATCATCTGCTGATCACTCTTCAAAAGTTCTGAGATATGAAAGTCCTAATTCATTAGTGTTTCCGGATATAAACGAGTTTCACATAAAGCCAAAAAGAAACGTGAAAAATGACAAACATCTGGTATTTATACATGGTTATGGTGCAGGTCTTGGattttttattaaaaatatagaaaaaatatccaaGGAACATCCTGATTGGCACATTCATGCAATTGATTTGCCAGGTTATGGTTGTTCTACCCGTGTAACGTTTCCATCTAGAATACCATTCCAAAATTACGAAACAGTTGAGAAACTATTTACTGTTCCATTAAGAGACTGGTTTGTCTCCCGAGGATTGGACGAAAAGAACACTGTTGTTGTGGCGCATTCCATGGGCGGATATTTGTCGTTAGCGTTGCAACTTCATGAAGTTCAAGGCACCAATTATATAGGTGAAAGTGAGtatgaaaatatcaaatccAGGTTCAGTGTATTCGGATCCAAGAAAGCCAAAGAGTTGAATACAAAGCATGAAAACcaaatgaaagaattgacCAATACATCTGCCAATCCTAGGAGATTTTGGAATACTTTGATTCTCGTTTCACCTGGTGGGATTTGGTCAAAGAGGACACCATCAATAGCAGAAGAGTCCACCCCAACATGGTTTGTAAAACTTTGGAATCAGAACATTTCACCCTTTTCTGTTGTTAGGAACCTCGGTCCTCTGGGTTCCTATCTTGTTAGTGGTTGGACTTCAAGAAGGTTTGCTATTGACCACCTGTTTGATAAcagtttgaagaaactgaTGCATCAGTATTCTTATACAATTTTCAATGCGAAAGGAAGCGGAGAATATATGCTTAACTACCTTTTAGCAGCTGGCGCCGTTCCAAGGCATCCTATGTTTGATAGAttggagaagttgaaaagcTATTCTGGCAAAACGGTTTGGATGTATGGTACTCACGATTGGATGGATTATACTGGTGGTATTAAAAGTGCCGAGAAACTAAACCAAATTTCACATGGAAGCAGTACGGTTGAATTGGTGCCTGACGCCGGTCATCATATTTACCTCGATgcatttgataaattcaatgagTTGGTTGGCAAAGAAATGAATGGGTTTGAAAAAGTCCTTTCTAAGAAGTGACCTGTGTATTAGTAAAATATAGAAATATTTAGATAAAGTTGTTTACATTTGGTTGTTACgattttctttccttttttatttttattggagaaaaaaaaatattaacTGGCAAATATTAAACAAGACTGAAAAGGTAGAATGataaaaaagttgaaaaaaaaaagataaacgAGGCATGAAGATATGCTAGATGAGTAAATGAAGGagggaaaacaaaaaaaatacaaatgaCCTATTGGTTCTCAGCATACAGTTGATCAACTCTTTCTTTGACGCTTCCAAgaattttctttctttgtagCTTTTGAGCCGATGTAACATATCCTGATTCAGGAGTCCATTCATCGTCAACAAGGACACAACCTAAGATCAATTCGATACCGTTCAATCCACCAGATTTACCAGTGTCTAAAACGGATTTGGTTATTTCCTTCACCAGCTTTTTATTCTCAATAAAGTTGGAAATTTCGATTTCAGAAGCAGATTTTGCCTTCTTATCCAACCCCAATTTAAAAATCAACTCCTTCACCTGTGCTTCATTTGGAAGAATGATACCAACTGGTTTGACCTTATTTTCATCAGCATAACAACAAATGTTCAAGACGTATTTATTTGATCTGTAAATAGATTCGATTTTCTCAAGAGCAATATATTCACCGTTTAAGGTTTTAACTAAGTTCTTCTTACGATCAATCACCTTTAAAGCACCAGTTGAAGTCCATTCACCGATATCACCAGTACTGAACCAGCCTTCTTCGTATTCAAAAGCCTTCTTAGTTTCTTCTGGATTCTTATAGTACTCCTTCAAAACTGGGGCACCACTAATCAAAATTTCACCTTGGTTATTCTTTGCAAAATAACCGGCTTCTGGAacatcaatcaatttgacAGTAACCGAACCAACCAAAGATCCACAGACATCAAATTCGAAATGTTCTGGGATGAGGACACAAGTATTTGCACAAGTTTCCGTTAAACCATAACCAATAAGCATTGGGCCAATAGTATTAGTAATAAATCTTTGAGTTTCACCAGATAGAGGAGAACCACCATTTAGCATATAACGGATATGTCCACCGGTTGCtgctttgattttcttaAAGATAACCGTATCAACAAGAGATGGAACAAGAGGAATATGGTATTTCTTAGAAGTTTCCTTTACATGATATGCTGCCCAAAACACCTTTTGCGTAGTTTGTGGggccttttcaatttgagaTATAATACCCTTCTTAACTGCTTCCCAAACAGCAGCAACACCAACCATAACAGTTGGTTTGAAAGTCTTCATATCACCTTCACAATTTTTACAAGATGCATCAGTTAAGGTCTTGACGTTAGCATAACCTGCAGTTGATCCCCAATAGAATGTAATCAATTCGAAAACCAATTCAAAGATATGAGCCAATGGTAAGAAGGCAATGACTCTATCCCTTTGAGTAATTATGGTATCTGGAACATTAACGGAAACACCACCTATACCTGCAACAATGTTGGCATGGGATAAAACAACACCCTTTGGAGGACCGGTTGATCCGGAAGTGTACATAATACACGACAGGTCTTCTGGTTTTGGAGGATGgaattcaattgattcaTTTTTGTCTTTACCTAACTTGATAACGTCATTAATCGAATAGAATTTAATATCAGGTCTAActttcttgatttcttcaatatttttcttaGATGCTTCAACATCGATAGcttcattatttgaatcCAATTGAGAAGAATAAATAATGAACTTGACTTCGGTTGCCTTTTGTAAAGGATTGATCAATTTCCCCAACAATTCATTATCAGTAAAGATGGCTTTGGATCCGGTCTGCACCAAAGAATGAGTCAAACCTTCTTCACCAAGAGAATCATAGGCAGTCACCACAGGGATACCTTGAGTCTGAGCCGCCAAAAAGGTCCTCATCCAATATGGAGAAGTTGAGGCAAAAATGTGTAATTTATCACTATTGGAATGGTTAattccaatttcaattAAACCTTTACCGTAGTTATTGACAATTTCTTGTAATTGACCAAAGgtaatatatttataatcGGATTTCTCATAGTAAATCCACTTCTTATCAACACTTGTCTCCTGTCCATCGACAATCTTGGtcactttcttcaattccGTGTGCACCTTAATAGTGTCTCTCCATCCCTGACATCTCTTGTCTTTACCATGTCTCTCAACAACTTCGTTGAAGTACTCATAGACCGTCGAACATTTATAGCCCTTTGGCCTGACAACAGCACCATTTTTAACTCTGTAAGATCTTCTTGGGGCAGTCTCGCCCTTTTTCGCTTCACCAACGGGGACGTTTATTAGAACCATCGATAGTGAATATATTTATACCAACACCTCTAAATAATAGCAATaagatgaaaaacttgTGTGGCGAAAACTAAGAAAGAAGCAGCAAAGAGGGGAAAAACTACAGTAAAGTTGAACATCTCAACGCACATGTGCCTTTCTGTAGGGCATGTGCTGGAAAATCCAAATCCCaaagcaacaacaaaaaaaaaaacacacaCCCAGATATACGCACCTCCACTTAAATCCGATCGTTAGCAGTAAAAACActtgcttttcttttttttttttgttttttcccCTCCTCTCGCTTGCTGCGGATTCCGGTTGTGCTATCCGCAATCCAACTCGTTTTATTACATACTGTTGTgctgtttttttgttataaTAGCGTATATGTAGTCCAAAGATCATAACCACCAACTCACTTGGCCGGTATGTGTTGACATTGGAAGATCTACGTAACCAAAACCCTTTTCTGCTTCCTCATTTCTACTGTtaaggggggggggggtaCACATTACCCATTTTCTTAAATAACGAGAAACACGGAGGCTCGTGTCAGGGGAAGTCCAGCCTAAACAGTGGGAGGAGCAcggatttttttttttcccctctGTGAAGGCTCAGCGCGTTTTTCATGAACTTGTTGCATGATGCATATGCAACTTGTCACGGAAACCCCATTGGGCAGGCCACGATATAGTACGTACCTCTTAACGGCATACAGATATTACGACATTAATGAGGGAGTGGTCTCTTTTCTTAAGAGTGGAtaatttctcaaaacaGATGAAAGAGGTTCTCCAATGACTTGGTAAAATTTTAATATGACTAACTAGTAGTAAGTAAATAGTAATAAGTGAATAGCAATAAATCTACATTGGGATAAACAAGTAAAGGCAGAGGTGACACAGAGGTGAGAAACCAGTGTTGAACAATTCACGACAGAGCTTGGGAAGTAAGATGCTGAGCCtccttgttttttcttgttctctGATTTATCCTTGGTTCTCCTTCCTTCCACTTTCTTCCTCGCCCCTTTCTCACTCGGAAATAAGAAACAGAACCCAAAATGTTGGGTGGCAGAAACACGGGGcactgttttttttttcaattgggACAGCACCGTTATGACGCACGAATTACCCaacaaaatgttttttttttctttaaaacaaaaatagtTGTTTTGCAACAACATTTGCTGCCGTCGCGGCGCGACGGCTGTTTCTGTTGCAGAGAAGCAgcaatttttcttttt
The window above is part of the Pichia kudriavzevii chromosome 1, complete sequence genome. Proteins encoded here:
- a CDS encoding uncharacterized protein (PKUD0A02960; similar to Saccharomyces cerevisiae YOR317W (FAA1) and YMR246W (FAA4); ancestral locus Anc_8.796) yields the protein MVLINVPVGEAKKGETAPRRSYRVKNGAVVRPKGYKCSTVYEYFNEVVERHGKDKRCQGWRDTIKVHTELKKVTKIVDGQETSVDKKWIYYEKSDYKYITFGQLQEIVNNYGKGLIEIGINHSNSDKLHIFASTSPYWMRTFLAAQTQGIPVVTAYDSLGEEGLTHSLVQTGSKAIFTDNELLGKLINPLQKATEVKFIIYSSQLDSNNEAIDVEASKKNIEEIKKVRPDIKFYSINDVIKLGKDKNESIEFHPPKPEDLSCIMYTSGSTGPPKGVVLSHANIVAGIGGVSVNVPDTIITQRDRVIAFLPLAHIFELVFELITFYWGSTAGYANVKTLTDASCKNCEGDMKTFKPTVMVGVAAVWEAVKKGIISQIEKAPQTTQKVFWAAYHVKETSKKYHIPLVPSLVDTVIFKKIKAATGGHIRYMLNGGSPLSGETQRFITNTIGPMLIGYGLTETCANTCVLIPEHFEFDVCGSLVGSVTVKLIDVPEAGYFAKNNQGEILISGAPVLKEYYKNPEETKKAFEYEEGWFSTGDIGEWTSTGALKVIDRKKNLVKTLNGEYIALEKIESIYRSNKYVLNICCYADENKVKPVGIILPNEAQVKELIFKLGLDKKAKSASEIEISNFIENKKLVKEITKSVLDTGKSGGLNGIELILGCVLVDDEWTPESGYVTSAQKLQRKKILGSVKERVDQLYAENQ
- a CDS encoding uncharacterized protein (PKUD0A02950; similar to Saccharomyces cerevisiae YGR110W (CLD1); ancestral locus Anc_3.454), with product MLKNKNIRIIKRLTHTYKIKMNNMENDNLNSISAELTASSGATSTTYRKPTSPSGAPLSAISPKLFPLPLSDSFKHYWDKKTLEAAQHELLSTLPFYPESSADHSSKVLRYESPNSLVFPDINEFHIKPKRNVKNDKHLVFIHGYGAGLGFFIKNIEKISKEHPDWHIHAIDLPGYGCSTRVTFPSRIPFQNYETVEKLFTVPLRDWFVSRGLDEKNTVVVAHSMGGYLSLALQLHEVQGTNYIGESEYENIKSRFSVFGSKKAKELNTKHENQMKELTNTSANPRRFWNTLILVSPGGIWSKRTPSIAEESTPTWFVKLWNQNISPFSVVRNLGPLGSYLVSGWTSRRFAIDHLFDNSLKKLMHQYSYTIFNAKGSGEYMLNYLLAAGAVPRHPMFDRLEKLKSYSGKTVWMYGTHDWMDYTGGIKSAEKLNQISHGSSTVELVPDAGHHIYLDAFDKFNELVGKEMNGFEKVLSKK
- a CDS encoding uncharacterized protein (PKUD0A02930; similar to Saccharomyces cerevisiae YCL043C (PDI1) and YDR518W (EUG1); ancestral locus Anc_1.31): MQLSIRTITSVLAAITNILSVRAEDAVAPEDSAVVKLTQDTFKEFIESNPYVLAEFFAPWCGHCKRLGPEFASAADSLVETHPEIKLAQIDCTEERDLCADFEIRGYPTLKVFKGDTENISDYPGQRSSDSIQSYMVKLTLPAVQVFTDGKEIDAKVGDLTESFILQILPEGAEESASNTTFYDVANKYKEHFTFASTSDKDYVKKYANGKKPSYVVFRKGETVDDASVYKGEDIGEEADRLVEFIDVESKPLFGEINGATYQAYTSAGIPLAYYFYSSTEERDVAEPIIKKLAKKYRGELNFVGLDAAQFGLHAQNLNMQEEFPLFVIHDLESNKKYGIDQSKELDNNDIPQFVQKFKAGKLDPIVKSEPIPESQNSSVYHLVGAEHDAIVNSKKDVFVKYYAPWCGHCKKLAPVFEELASLFEGKDVIVAEIDHTQNDVEGVEIQGYPTLVLFPADGSEPVYYEENRSLESMAEFIKEHGSLKIDAFGDAKEEVESTATGAQETEAPEAAAENENAHDEL
- a CDS encoding uncharacterized protein (PKUD0A02940), whose translation is MRGTLTNLFRRTTIQSVDDVSVNSNRVSETHDSGDYTSKKEDHTTVIEVGTPEEKKNPLGYSVGPLSVIVLIIQGVVGTGIFTGPGTIVKSMGSIGSTYVLWLSCFFLPMFSVFLYVEFAGYYPKRNGGDVAYLEQAYTKPKFLFPTIYAAVSVVLSFTTSSALAVGQYLLSASGAEVTTWHYRGIAIAALTLSCVHIGLSTKWSLRLQNLLGFVKVVFMVFIVILGFVVLGGGTKVKDPHASFTNMWEGTTTQGNNIANSIINVAFSYGGYSYAFGVVAEYSSSKKGQTESEREKSMIRTFSFYVPVSMIVILILYILMITAYYAGGTPDEIKHSGNGVATILFQNAFQNKYATKFLNVMVALSAYGHLVTAVLSHSRGLRECGRQGVLPFPKFWTSTKPFGTPLGPILVTWIVNFIMIVAPPAGSAFNFIVDMGSYSGYIFTLALICGLLKVRRDRKLRNLGTKGQYLPLPCIIILLLFELMVIILAFVPPKHGLIGSDVTFFYATYPIVTIGLLMLCIAYYFVWRYTLPKLGGYVHREVEYILQNGEIGNTIVKVKLEEVEQWDNEHGTDEYGVAKTVVLKYEDVESQKT